Within Larus michahellis chromosome 5, bLarMic1.1, whole genome shotgun sequence, the genomic segment AGAAGTTGATGAAGAAACAATGCAGAGAGTTAAAGTATTATATGTAAGAAATTTGATGATATCTACTACAGAGGACACGATTAAAGCTGAATTCAACAAGTTCAAGCCAGGAGTAGTTGAACGTGTAAAGAAGCTGAGAGACTatgcttttgttcattttttccaccGAGATGATGCAATTGCAGCTATGTCTGTAATGAATGGAAAGTGCATTGATGGAGCTAGTATTGAGGTAACACTAGCAAAGCCAGTTAACAAAGAAGGCACTTGGAAGCAACATTTTAATGGTCAGATAAGTCCTGGTTCTGAAAATCTTTTAGGGTTTCCTAACAAAGAAGATGGTCATCAAAAATCCTTAGGGAAGCCAGCAAGTCTTCCAGTTCGTCTTAATGGTCAGCACAGTCCTGGCCCTCCTGAAGTTGAAAGGTGTACatactctttttttccaggaataaaGCTTACTCCAATTAGCATGTATTCTTTAAAACCCAGTCACTTCAGTTCTGCAGCAATGCATCTGgattatttttgcaataaaaataactggGCACCACCAGAATACTACTTGTATTCAACCACAAGTCAGGATGGGAAAATACTCTTGGTGTACAAGGTGCTTATTCCTAGTATTGCAGATGGTTCCCAGAGTTATTTCATGCCAGACAAACTCTGTACAACAGTAGAAGGTGCAAAGGAATTGGCAGCACAGTTCACACTTCTGCATCTAGGTAAGCATAAACGCTTTCAATTAGTTCTTAAGAACTGGGCCtagaaaagttactttaaaatggTTCTTTGTGTACATATTTGGCTTGAGCGTGTATCTTTTTACATAAAGTATAAGTTAGTCTGCAGAAGAATTGTTTCTTGTATAGTCAGCTGATTCTGAATCATCAGGTGAGAGCACTGAAGAAACCCTGTATAACCATCTGTACAGTGCAGTGCTAGGGTCGTTTTTGCTTACATTTGTCTACCGTAATGGTTTATGAGGAAGAACTAGATGACATGTTAAGTGGCGTAGATATAAGGTCATCTGTGTGATGATTATGGTGCTGAAAATTTATTTGAAAGGCTGTCTGTGTTCTTGATTTATTATGAATAGGGAAAACAGAAGTGGTAAATCCATATTCAGGTAAATAAATAGTTTTGGGAAGCTTTTTTTGATTCCTTCCTTTATGGACATTCTTAAGGCTATAGCAGAGTATCATTACATGGCTCTACATGTATTATCTTTAGGTAAAGAGTGTTGTCATTtagtgttccttttttttttaaccataaaatTGGATAAAATAGGGATACAGTTATTCTTAATTACCTTCTAAGTCTAGCATCTTCATTTATATATATCCCATTTATTAAAATTAGAATGCAACTACGAGAAAAGGAAggtttttatattataaaaagCTATGgtaaaatctgttcttttcatAACTAAGAAGACAGATCACTGCAGTTCTGACAGTGTTATCCCTGTTGCTCTGTGAAGTGAAGTAGGTAAATAGTATAAAACATAACACTTCTGCCATCCAGTTCCTGCCCAGCATTTTTCAGAACATTCATCACATAGCATTCAGAACACAGAACTGCTTCCTAGTGCCAGGTTGTTTCGTTAGTAGTTGTAGTCGTCATGTGCTCAAACTTCATCCTCAAAGAAATGAGAATTATGGCTCTTTGGTACTCAGATTTGAAGGCTGTTATAGAGCCGTACCACAGTGGTTTGAAAATTCATACTTCAGGCAaagctgtgtttaattttttccacttgtttttctgtagtttctCTTCTGCTTAGTTAGCTCTGCCTCTTTCTGGCCTGGTATATTTGAAGATGAGATAGGACTGATCTTTATAATTTTGCAAGTATTATGAACCATCACTTAATTTCTCAGATCTGCAGAGTAGATCAGGTTGTGCTTCAATTACTGTTACTTCAGTTTATTAATAGACCGCTGTGTTTTTTCACATTCTAGTTTAGAATATTGGCCGCCTTAAGCCATGGACTTCCAGGTTTGAAATCAGGAGTGGCATTCTCTGTCGATACTGCCCACTGTATGGGGGCCGTGCAGCATCGGAGCCATCAGACGTAGTGATCTTGTGTAGTGCAGCTCTGGATAGAAACACAGTGAGATCATACAATACAGTAAATAACCCTTTTCTGATTAGCTGTGCATGCATACAGGGCCCAGGACTGCATCCACAAGATTTAAAGCTTGATTTTGCTTTAGGaatggaaggaggagaaaagagaacagataaggaagtgtttcttaaaatgtttttacttgaTAATTTTGGACCACTGAAAGTAAATTTTCAgggaaatggaaacagaaatagtAACTGACTTAACAACTTAAGTGGACTCCTGTGTTAGTGATGACTGCTTCTGTTCCTCTTTCCttaaaggaagacatttttcttctcctctgttctctcccccctgccccccttttgtttttcttttttttttatcacctcTTCCAATTTTGGTGGATTGGAAAAGCTACTGCTGATAGCAGACTGTTAAAATAGTGTTGCCATCCTTCACTTCTTAATATAACTATTTAGAACTTGCTCTGGAAGTCTCTTGTTACTTAGGCTGtggtgagatttttcttttaggtGCAGTTTGTAGCAGACTTATTTCAGGCTTCACTGTGATGCCTTTTTTTGCAATACGTGACTGAAATGTaatcaagtttttttttcttcttcctcagaaTCTTGCTTccccttggttttgtttttgcacGCCCGAAAGCTCTTAGAGGAAGAAGAATATCCAAATGCAAAAAGCCTTATACATTGTCTCCACTTTAGCAGTGATATGTTTGTTTGCATTAGTAGGTCACCTCTGGAAGGTGATACTTTCAGGTGGTGAAAGTgatgagatttatttatttttaataataaaacagcTAAGTATCTGTGCCTGGATTTGTACCCATTGTGGCGAGGCATTTTACAGTTGAgtgtctgtttccatttttttctagcTATGAAGATTAGGGCCATACCTTTATAACGCATGTAATCCTGAAGACAAAAGATAAAAAGGATGATAAACTCGAAATAGTGGTGCGAAactctctttctttaaagaagaatgaaaacagcTTCAGGTTTTATGCTTGACCATGCATACCTGTCCATTTTTGGCTTACAGATAGCATTATCTAAAGAGAATATTTTGTCTCCTGTACTTCTCTGGGAAAGAATGACCagaacaattgaaaaaaaatagacTAGGAGCGATTATTCACAGCTGTGGTCAAATCCAGAATGcagacaagtttaaaaaaaaatgaagaaagtatgTCTTGAGATTTTTATCTCTTCAGTTATAGTTATAAGTGctatagggaaaaaaatttaaggtGAATTTAAATTGGcagtattttaaagctgttttgcaCTTCAGCGTGCCATATTATCACAATTAATGTGAATTCTTACTTACCAGAATGCCCAAATCCcaggtttggtttttaaaagctgtccACCTAATGGCCTTGTGCTGCTAATGCTGTCTTGTTATCTTTGAACtgtaaaactattttcttttgatGGTCTCTGCATTCTTGTTTCTGAGGTTTTGGGCCCACACAGAGCATGCAGAGCCCTCTTTCAAAGGAAACATACATGGCTGACTTTTGAAAGATACACCTCTTTCATGTTGATAAAACCTCTTTTTGATGTTGGCATTGTCGTGGTACTGAAATATAGCCCTAAGGATTCtataaatagaatttattttcccTATCTAATCTACAGAAGTTGGTTTTGTTCCAACTTAATACATATAGTATGTTGAAAGAAACATCTGAAGCTAAGGAAGAATTGCTAGAAGATCCACCCTTCTCACTAAAGTGTCTTGTATGGTTTGGTATTCTGAATAATGTTGCATGGATGCAtatattgtggggtttttttttttgatttgttgttttttgggttttttttataagtagCAGTGATTTTGAGAAAAGTCTGTGTGTTTCTTCTTGGAAGCAACTTACTGTAAGCTTAAATGTACAAAGATGACACAGGGAATTGTTCCTTCTGGTAAGTAACTTCTTTTACAGGAACTTAATTTTTTTGCCCACTTAATTTTTGATCCATGTGTacagttcttttttccttttatagcaTATAAGCAAACTAAGGTAAGTGAATGAGAAAGAGCTGCTTGGACAGAATTTTAGAACTGGACTGTTAAGATTAATAATCTCAAAGCACTCTGGCTTTTTTTGatgataaatatttctgtatttactttcACGTAACAAAATACTTGGTTGTTACTGCATACAGTAGTCCTGAACAGACAGCAGTACAACAATTTACCACTTGGTGTCACCTGAATATTTTGAAAACGATGCttggagaaaatacagaaagctgTAATTTCACTGAAAGATGAATAAACTACATATTAATGTTACCAGATAAATCATGAACAGATCAAGGAAGTGAAAAAACTCAGGCTTGTTTAAATATATGGAAATTACATGTCTGGATGTCCATTTGTGAGAAGGGGAGCAGAGCTACATGTTTAAGTTCCAGAAGGAGGTGAATGTTtaatggggggagggaggaatggaGGGGGGCAAACAGAATATGATAAAACCTGAATACTCCATAGAAGAAATTATTACCTTTTCAATTAATTTGAATCTAATTTCAACACAGATaagtctgtgttttcagaagtTACACAGCACCTTAGTATTGTTTGTAAAATGGTGCTTGGCTGTTAAATGTGTTATCCAGTTAGAAAACCATGTAAGACTTCCTACTCTTGCCTGTGCTGGAGGCTCACTACATGTGAGGCAACTCCAATTTGGAGACTGTGTAGTTGTGCTAATTAACACAGATTGTATATTCCACCTCTGGTCCAGAAGCAGTGCTAGTGCAGAGTCAATTCCAAAGTAGAAAGCCTACTGAGAGGGGTTATTTATCATTCAGACAGTTTGCATCAGTAATGTACCTTTGTAACTTCTGGAATCAAGCTGATTCATCTAGATGCCTTCGAAGTACAAGCAGAAGAGAACTTGAGGTTGCACAGATGTGCTCTGAACTGTAGGAGCAATTTCTACCTCCCTTTCTTTAGTGAGAGTAAACAtctgcagcctggaaaagcaaaacattcttAGAAtggttgttgttttggttggttgattttgttgttggtttttttgctctttttaaaaaaaatttattttattttcttgggtttttttattttgtgtgcggtgtttttttgggttggttgtttttttaattttgttttcacttacCACTAAATTCCACAAAACCAGTGTAATTCCTCTGGTTTAAGGAAACGCCAGAAGATGTCAGAACCTCTTTCTAGTCCTTAAGATAATACCCTCTATAGCAAAGGCTGAGTTCTAGGGAGTTTTCTCCCTACTAAGTCTGACTTGAGGGTGatggagaagaagggaagaagttTTGGTAAAGTTTCCTCTGTTTTGGGGATCTGCCAGGTTTTACCTGTGTATTCCACAATAAGATATTCTTTGCTCATTCGCATGCTATTCCATGTGGTGTCTCACTGAGACacaatttaagaaattaatttttaggtAGAAGAgagtatttaaaagtatttaacaaagtatttaaaggaaaaatatactgaTAAATCTCTgaggaaaagcattttaataactGACTATAGCATGTAAATAACAGTTGAATTGCAGTTAATCACATAGAACCTATGTAGTAAACTGTACTGAAACAGGTGGAAGAAGAATTATATCTTACTACTGTGAATTCACTTGTTTAAGCTTCTTAAATACTGCATGCAGTAGCAATTTACAAGTCAAGGATAAAACTTGCATAAACTAGTTCAAGAGTCTGTACCCAGCATCTAGGTACACAACAAATGTATCAGTAGACTGCTGTCCTAGATTTTGGACATTAACTTGAAGATGTCACAGTTGaagtgaaatgtttttattttactattttgttGTAGGGATTTTCTTTACTTCAATATTGCCTTGGTTTGCCTTATCAAAATTAACTATAATGCTGCTGAAACAAGCAACAGCCCGGTACAAAAtgtaaggttttttaaaaaattacagaagtTGCTGGCTTTGTTTAGCAAATACAGATGATAAGTGGtggttggtgggggttttttaagtgattttttttttttagaaaagctcaGAATGTAGTATGTTTGTTAACAGTATAAATTTGGAAGTCTTAAATATTTATCAGATGACTTACACATAATGGTTTTTATCACAGCCCCTGAGCAAGCATATGTAActttgctgtccctgaatgcAGCCTAGTGGGATAGTAGAGGTGAGTGAACCTCCGAGGATTGTGTTTGGTGCAGGTTTTTTCATCCTGAAAGACATTGTGTTAGGTGCACTGTTTGGACTGTTTGTGAGAGAACTTGTTCTCAAGGTTATTTCCCCACATATACACGTCTGAGAAGGCTTGTAGAAATACtctgtccatttttttcttcaaaggagaCCATAGCTCTACTGCTGTAGACCTGCTGATGGATCACCCAGTCTAATGTTCACATGGATTGTGCAGCACAAAGGGAGGTTATGATTTTTACTCCTAAAACGACTGGgtaatttttcagtcatttctcaATTATTTGCATTTCCAACTTGGGTTTAAATTTACGTTCAGGAGTGGAGTTGTTACTGCACTGGTGACTTGGACTGTTTCTTTGGACAGTCAGTTTCATGTAAAAGAAGGAGACTCGTGTCTCCTCCTCTGATTTgcaaaaagtgtaatttttaactttttgcaTTTTATGCTACAAGGgtaaatgttctcttttttcaAATATGCTGTTGTGGATGAATTTAAGTGTGGATGTCTGTCACTTCTGAGgcctctttcattttttaaaatgaggattACCATCTTCTCAGGGTGTTGTGAGGttggtttttaaaagcttataagGCAGTTTGAAAATAGCGTTAAATCCATGCTTGGTGTTAACTTTACCGCTTGAAGCTTCTAATCTGAGTCAGCCAGGATTTGTCCTGAAGattcagttatttttctgttgctgctgcttaCGGACAGGGAACATAAGTTTGTAAATCTGGGCCTGTGTAGGGgaacttggcaaaaaaaaaattaagaaggatACTACAATGATGGACTATGTTTATCTATGAAATAACTTGACTGACTGCAGGTAGAATCAGTCGCTTCAAAACAGGACTGAATTTAGTGAATTTAGTGCCCTTTTCTAGTCTACTGATGACCACAATgaagttgggttttgtttatgcAGTATCTGTCAGAACATGGTACTTAGTTAATAATACACCCCAATCTAAAGTGTTAAATACATAATAGGAAAGACTGCCGCTATGatacatatgaatatataaaaaattaatgcAACTCAGAACAGTGATCTAATAATATAAACATTAAAGTTGTCTTCATTAATACTTTGTATTCAGTGGAGGTGAAACAAAGGGTCATTATTGTAAAGTTTggtaaaaaatacatacataggCTGATAAAATACATTCAGTACtgaagaaggattttttaaaaaattataaggctcttaggaaaaaaatcagattaataaGTTCTCATTCTTTATTTCTCGTTTTTACAAGGTCCTTTCTGATGTTGCTTGAACTGTTgactaaataatttcttaatgatTTGAGTtagtatcatagaatcttcatggttggaaaggacctttgggatcatcgagtccaaattAGGGGTATTAGG encodes:
- the RBM46 gene encoding putative RNA-binding protein 46 — its product is MHEENKAAPNGCGKIRGGTQNEAALLALMEKTGYSMVQENGQRKFGGPPPGWEGPPPPRGCEVFVGKIPRDMYEDELVPVFERAGKIYEFRLMMEFSGENRGYAFVMYTTKEEAQLAIKILNNYEIRPGKFIGVCVSLDNCRLFIGAIPKEKKKEEILNEMKKVTEGVVDVIVYPNATDKTKNRGFAFVEYESHRAAAMARRRLIPGTFQLWGHTIQVDWADPEKEVDEETMQRVKVLYVRNLMISTTEDTIKAEFNKFKPGVVERVKKLRDYAFVHFFHRDDAIAAMSVMNGKCIDGASIEVTLAKPVNKEGTWKQHFNGQISPGSENLLGFPNKEDGHQKSLGKPASLPVRLNGQHSPGPPEVERCTYSFFPGIKLTPISMYSLKPSHFSSAAMHLDYFCNKNNWAPPEYYLYSTTSQDGKILLVYKVLIPSIADGSQSYFMPDKLCTTVEGAKELAAQFTLLHLANCTPYLA